The genomic stretch CCGGTTCACGGTCGTGATCACCGTGATCATCCTGGCGGTGCCGGTCGCGTACTTCGGCTACATCATGATGGGCGGTCACCATCTCACCGAGGACGAGCGGGACCGGATGAAGGCGTACATCTGGTTGTTCATCGCCGCGGCGATCTTCTGGATGATCTACGACCTGGCGCCGACCAAGCTGCTGTTCTTCGCCGAGCGCCATACCGACCTGTCGTTGTTCGGGGTGCGGATCCAAGCGGCCACGACGCAGTCGTTCAACCCGCTGTTCATCATGATCTTCGTACCCGTGTTCGCCGCGCTGTGGGTGCGGCTGGGCACCCGGGTGAGCACGCCGCAGAAGTTCGGGTTCGCGCTGATCACGGTGGGGCTGAGCTTCGTGGTCATGGCGATCGCGGCCGGGCTTGCGGGGGCCGGGCGGGTGTCGGTGTGGTGGCTCGTGCTGGTGTACGTGATCCAGGTGTTCGGTGAGTTGTCCCTCAGCCCGGTCGGGTTGTCGGTGACGACGAAGCTGGCGCCGGAGGCGTTCAAGTCGCAGATGCTCGGAGTGTGGTTCATCGCGGTGTCGGTGGGCGACGCGGTCGGCGGGCAGACCGGGCGGCTGAGCCGGGTGTTGTCAGATCCCGCGTACTACCTGGTGCTGGCGGCGCTGGCGATCGCGGCCGGGGTGGCGCTGTTCATGTTCACGCGGCGGCTGCGGGTGCTCATGGCCGAGCACTACCACGCCGAGGCCATCCGATAGACCTCATCCTGTAGACAGGGTGCCGTGTCTCAGCTTCTGGATCTCGTCGGAATCTTCGTCTTCGCGTTGTCCGGTGCGCTCATGGGGGTGCGCAAACGGCTCGACGTGGTCGGGATGATGGTGCTGGCCGGAATGACCTCCCTGGGCGGCGGTGTGGTTCGCGACCTCATCCTGAACGTGCGGCCGGCCGCCTTCCAGAGCGTCGGCTACGTGCTGGTGCCGGTGGCGGCCACGGTGATCGTGTTCTTCTGGCATCCGCACGTGGCCCGGGTGATGCCGGCCATCCTGGTCCTGGACGCGGCCGGGCTCGGGCTCTTCTGCGCGGTGGGGACGGAGAAGGCGCTGGAGTACGGGCTGAGCCCGCTGCACGCCGCCCTGCTGGGGGTGGTGACGGCGGTGGGCGGCGGGATGTTGCGTGACGTGCTGGCCGGGGAGATCCCGACGCTGCTGTACGACCGGCAGTTGTACGCCGTTCCGGCGATGCTGGGGTCGGGGGCGATGGCGGTGGTGTACTCGTACGGGTTGCACGGGTGGCCGGCGACGCTGTCGGCGGCGGTGCTGGCGTTCGGGCTGCGGATCGCGGCGATGCGCTTCAAGTGGCGCGCGCCGCTGGCCAGGGGCGTCGGCGAGTGACGGTCGCGGCCTGTCCCCTCACACCATCATGATGAGCGGGTCCGGCGGGCGGGAGGCGCCGACGGGGCCGTGGTCGCGGGCGGCGCGCAGGCGGGTGACCGCTTCCGCCAGGACCTGGGGCGGCTGCGTGTACGGCAGGCGCAGGTAGCCCTCGAGCGTGCCCTCCAAGCCGAACCACGGGCCCGGGGCGAGGCGCACGCCATGGCCGGCGGCCGCCTCGGCCAAGGGGGTGGCGCCGGACCCGGGCGCGATCCGAGTCGCGCCGGACCCGGGCCCGATCCGAGTCGCGCCGGACCCGGGCCCGATCCGAGTCGCGCCGGACCCGGGCGCGATCGCGTTCGGGGCGTCGCCGTTGAGGCGTACCCAGAGCGTGCCGCCGCCGCGCGGCACCGTGAACGTCCATTCGGGCAACTGCTCGCGCAGCGCCGCCACCAGAGTCTCCCGTGAGGCCCGCAGGGTGCGGCGGCGTTCGGCGCGGGTCTCCTCCAGCCGGTCGAACAGCCGCGCCACCACCAGTTGCTCCAGGACCGGGCTGGCGATGTCCACGGCCGAGCGGTGCACGGCCAGACGCCGGGCGAGCGCCGCCGTGGTGCGGATCCAGCCGATGCGCAGCCCGCCCCACCACAACTTCGACGCCGACCCGATGCTGATCACGCGGCTGTCGGTGTCGAACGAGCCCATGGGGGACGTGTGCGGCACCTCGTCGAGCGCCAGCTCCATCCAGGTCTCGTCCACCAGCACCAGCGTGTCGGTACGCCGGGCCGCGCCGACGACGGCGGCGCGGGTGGCGTCGTCCATGAGGGCGCCGGTCGGGTTCTGGAAGTCGGGCATGAGGTAGGCCAGGCGTGCCCCGGACTGGCGCATGGCCCCGATCAGCAGGTCGGTCTGCCAGCCTTCGTGCGAGATCCCGACGGGGACGATCCGGGCGGAACGCTGCCGGGCCACGTCGATCGCGTGCGGGTACGTCGGCGACTCCACCAGCACCGGGTCGCCGGGGCCGACGAGCAGGCCGAACACGAGCTGGATGGCGTGCTGGGCGCCGGTGGTGACGACGATCTGCTCCGGCCGGGTGGCCAGCCCTCTGGCGGTGTAGCGGGCGGCGATGCGTTCCCTGAGCGCCGGCAGGCCGATGGGGTCGTAGCCGTTGCCCATGCCGTACCTCGGCAGGTCCTCGACCGCCTCCAGCATCGCGCTCCGGAGGGCGGAGGGCGCGGGCGGGGCGGCGGCGTGGAGCTGGACGAGGCCGTCGCCGTCGGTGCTGAGCCACGGGTTGTCCGGCGTGGTGGCCGGGTCCGGCAGGGCCGTCCAGCTGCCCGAGCCTTGCCGGCTCTCCAGGTAGCCGCGCTCGCGCAGCAGGTCGTACGCCGACGTCACGGTGGTGCGGCTGACCTTGAGGATCTCGGCGAGGTGGCGTTCGGCGGGCATGCGGACGCGTACCGGGATCTGACCGTCCATGATCAGGTTGCGGACGCCGTCGGCGAGCGCGCGATAGTACGGGCGGGCGCCGGGGTCGACGTTGACCAGCCGGGCCACCTGGGCCGCCGAGAGATGCCTCATAAGGCCACTTTTCGTGATTGGCCCTGTTTTAGCAAGTCGATGGCCTGCCACTCTGTGGCCATTATGAGCGAGACGACCGTTGCGAGAGTGAGTTCCTTCCCCGCCCGCCTGGCCCGGCTGTACGGCGGGCTGGCCCTGTACGGCCTGGGCATCGGCCTTCAGGTGGAGTCCGGGCTGGGCAACGACCCGTGGGACGTGTTCCACCAGGGAGTGGCGGTCAGGATCGGCGTGTCGATCGGCACCGTGATCATCGGCGTCGGCGCGCTGGTGATGCTGCTGTGGATCCCGCTCAAGCAACGGCCGGGCATCGGCACGATCAGCAACGTGGTGTTCCTGGGGCTGTTCGCCGACGGCGCGATCTACCTGCTGCCCACGCCCGCGCAGCTGGCGTTCCAGAGTGTGTACCTGGCGCTGGGCGTCGTCGCGATCGCGCTGGCGACCGTGCTCTACATCGGCGCCGGCATGGGCCCGGGACCGCGGGACGGGATCATGACGGGGCTGGTACGGCTCGGGCTGTCGGTGCGGCTGGGCCGGTTCCTCATCGAGATCACCGTGCTGGCGGCAGGCTGGCTGCTGGGCGGCACGGTGGGGGTCGGGACGCTGGTGTTCGCGCTGGCCATCGGGCCGCTGACGCAGCTGTTCACCCGCTGGTTCCCGCTGACGCCGGCTCCGCGGGCGGGCCGGACATGAAACGGCATGATTGATCGGACCCGGCCGCGAGAGCGCCTCATCTCCGAGTAGCGTCTAGGCATGCGGATCGAGGATTACGCCCTGATCGGAGACATGCAGTCGGCCGCGCTGGTGGCCAGGGACGGCTCCATCGACTGGCTCTGCCTGCCCAGGTTCGACTCCCCCTCGTGCTTCGCGGCGCTGCTCGGCGGCGAACGCAACGGTCACTGGTGGCTCGGCCCGACCGGCCGCAGGCACGCCGACCGGCGGCGTTACCGGCCCGACACGCTCATCCTGGAGAGCGAGTGGGACACCCCGACGGGCACGGTCCGCGTCGTCGACTTCATGCCACCCCGTGACCGCAAC from Nonomuraea polychroma encodes the following:
- a CDS encoding PLP-dependent aminotransferase family protein, whose translation is MRHLSAAQVARLVNVDPGARPYYRALADGVRNLIMDGQIPVRVRMPAERHLAEILKVSRTTVTSAYDLLRERGYLESRQGSGSWTALPDPATTPDNPWLSTDGDGLVQLHAAAPPAPSALRSAMLEAVEDLPRYGMGNGYDPIGLPALRERIAARYTARGLATRPEQIVVTTGAQHAIQLVFGLLVGPGDPVLVESPTYPHAIDVARQRSARIVPVGISHEGWQTDLLIGAMRQSGARLAYLMPDFQNPTGALMDDATRAAVVGAARRTDTLVLVDETWMELALDEVPHTSPMGSFDTDSRVISIGSASKLWWGGLRIGWIRTTAALARRLAVHRSAVDIASPVLEQLVVARLFDRLEETRAERRRTLRASRETLVAALREQLPEWTFTVPRGGGTLWVRLNGDAPNAIAPGSGATRIGPGSGATRIGPGSGATRIAPGSGATPLAEAAAGHGVRLAPGPWFGLEGTLEGYLRLPYTQPPQVLAEAVTRLRAARDHGPVGASRPPDPLIMMV
- a CDS encoding peptide MFS transporter, producing MAGGRTFFGHPWGLATLFGTEMWERFSWYGMRAILATFMAASPARNGLGMSEETAQAVVGVYQALVYLVALPGGWIADRILGPRRSVFWGGFVIMLGHISMAIPVTTPLFVWLGLLLIISGTGLLKPNVSVMVGRLYSEDEDGRRDAGFSLFYLGINLGAFFAPLVVGWLAAGDRWHLGFGAAAVGMAFGLAQYVWGGRSLRGTGERPGLRLSPDERRRFGRLAGLGTGAAVIALGLWALTGTLTIDRFTVVITVIILAVPVAYFGYIMMGGHHLTEDERDRMKAYIWLFIAAAIFWMIYDLAPTKLLFFAERHTDLSLFGVRIQAATTQSFNPLFIMIFVPVFAALWVRLGTRVSTPQKFGFALITVGLSFVVMAIAAGLAGAGRVSVWWLVLVYVIQVFGELSLSPVGLSVTTKLAPEAFKSQMLGVWFIAVSVGDAVGGQTGRLSRVLSDPAYYLVLAALAIAAGVALFMFTRRLRVLMAEHYHAEAIR
- a CDS encoding YczE/YyaS/YitT family protein: MSSFPARLARLYGGLALYGLGIGLQVESGLGNDPWDVFHQGVAVRIGVSIGTVIIGVGALVMLLWIPLKQRPGIGTISNVVFLGLFADGAIYLLPTPAQLAFQSVYLALGVVAIALATVLYIGAGMGPGPRDGIMTGLVRLGLSVRLGRFLIEITVLAAGWLLGGTVGVGTLVFALAIGPLTQLFTRWFPLTPAPRAGRT
- a CDS encoding trimeric intracellular cation channel family protein gives rise to the protein MSQLLDLVGIFVFALSGALMGVRKRLDVVGMMVLAGMTSLGGGVVRDLILNVRPAAFQSVGYVLVPVAATVIVFFWHPHVARVMPAILVLDAAGLGLFCAVGTEKALEYGLSPLHAALLGVVTAVGGGMLRDVLAGEIPTLLYDRQLYAVPAMLGSGAMAVVYSYGLHGWPATLSAAVLAFGLRIAAMRFKWRAPLARGVGE